A DNA window from Agarivorans sp. TSD2052 contains the following coding sequences:
- the crp gene encoding cAMP-activated global transcriptional regulator CRP, translating to MVIGKPQADPVMEWFLSHCHIHKYPSKSTLIHAGEKAETLYYIVKGSVAVLIKDEEGKEMILSYLNQGDFMGELGLFEDTENPIRTAWIRAKSPCEVAEISYKKFRQLIQVNPEILMRLSGQMANRLQITSQKVGDLAFLDVTGRIAQTLLNLAKQPDAMTHPDGMQIKITRQEIGQIVGCSRETVGRILKMLEEQELITAHGKTIVVYGTR from the coding sequence ATGGTAATTGGCAAACCTCAAGCTGATCCGGTGATGGAGTGGTTTCTTTCTCACTGTCACATACATAAGTACCCATCAAAAAGTACTTTGATTCATGCTGGCGAAAAAGCAGAAACTCTTTACTACATCGTAAAAGGCTCGGTCGCAGTATTGATTAAAGATGAAGAAGGCAAGGAAATGATCTTGTCTTACTTGAATCAAGGCGACTTCATGGGTGAATTGGGTCTTTTCGAAGACACTGAGAATCCAATTCGTACCGCTTGGATCAGGGCTAAAAGTCCTTGTGAGGTAGCGGAAATTTCTTATAAGAAATTCCGTCAGCTAATCCAAGTTAACCCTGAAATTTTGATGCGCCTTTCAGGCCAAATGGCTAATCGTTTGCAAATCACCAGCCAAAAAGTCGGTGACTTAGCATTCTTAGACGTTACAGGTCGAATTGCACAAACTTTATTGAATCTAGCTAAGCAACCAGATGCGATGACTCATCCAGATGGTATGCAAATTAAGATTACCCGCCAAGAGATCGGCCAGATTGTTGGTTGTTCTCGTGAAACGGTAGGCCGTATTCTTAAGATGTTAGAAGAGCAAGAACTGATTACTGCACACGGTAAAACTATAGTGGTTTACGGAACGCGCTAG
- a CDS encoding OsmC family protein, translated as MKATVNWSKELQFVGNSSSGHQILMDGDGGKAAASPMEYVLMAAGGCSSVDIISILSKARQQVTDCKVNLDAERAEGTPRVFTKIHLEFVVSGVDLSEKHVARAVQLSMEKYCSVSLMLGKSCDISHSYRIENAS; from the coding sequence ATGAAAGCAACAGTAAACTGGTCCAAAGAACTGCAGTTTGTCGGTAATAGTAGCTCAGGCCACCAAATTTTGATGGATGGAGACGGCGGCAAGGCTGCTGCAAGCCCAATGGAATATGTTTTAATGGCAGCTGGTGGCTGTAGTTCTGTGGATATCATTTCTATTTTAAGCAAGGCTAGGCAGCAAGTTACTGATTGTAAAGTTAATCTTGATGCTGAACGGGCTGAAGGTACACCGCGCGTATTTACTAAAATTCACCTAGAGTTTGTAGTAAGTGGTGTAGACTTAAGTGAAAAGCACGTCGCTCGTGCTGTGCAATTGAGTATGGAAAAGTACTGTTCAGTGTCTTTAATGTTAGGTAAAAGCTGTGACATAAGCCACAGCTACCGCATAGAAAATGCCAGTTAA
- a CDS encoding phosphoribulokinase produces MSAKHPVIAVTGSSGAGTSTTSEVFAHLFRQHKLNAAFIEGDSFHRYTRPEMDVAIRKAREHGKHISYFGPEANDFNLLYDFFKQYGEDGTGQYRRYLHTFDEAVPYNQMPGTFTPWQDLPEETEVLFYEGLHGGVVYDEKNVASKVDLLIGMVPIVNLEWIQKLVRDTTERGHSREAVQESIVRSMDDYINYITPQFSRTHINFQRVPTVDTSNPFSAKSIPSLDESMLVIRFRGLKNVDFPYLLQMIDGAYMSRQNTIVVPGGKMGFAMELILSPMIQQLLETGKIR; encoded by the coding sequence ATGTCAGCTAAGCATCCAGTTATTGCCGTTACCGGTTCTTCAGGCGCAGGTACATCAACCACCAGCGAAGTGTTCGCTCACTTATTTCGACAACACAAGCTAAACGCAGCATTTATTGAAGGAGACAGTTTCCACCGTTACACACGCCCCGAAATGGATGTTGCCATTCGTAAAGCTCGCGAGCATGGTAAGCACATTAGCTATTTTGGCCCGGAAGCTAACGACTTCAATCTGTTATATGATTTTTTCAAACAATACGGGGAGGACGGTACCGGTCAATATCGCCGCTATTTACATACTTTCGATGAAGCCGTTCCTTACAATCAAATGCCAGGAACCTTTACACCGTGGCAAGATTTACCCGAAGAAACCGAGGTACTGTTCTACGAAGGTTTACATGGTGGCGTGGTTTACGATGAAAAAAATGTAGCCTCAAAGGTCGACTTATTGATCGGCATGGTACCGATTGTTAACTTGGAGTGGATTCAAAAGTTAGTCAGAGATACCACAGAACGAGGCCACTCTAGAGAAGCAGTACAAGAATCGATTGTTCGTTCTATGGATGATTATATTAACTATATTACTCCGCAATTTTCGCGCACCCATATTAACTTCCAACGAGTCCCCACTGTTGATACCTCGAACCCATTTAGCGCAAAGAGCATTCCTTCGCTCGACGAGAGTATGTTAGTGATCCGCTTTAGAGGTTTAAAAAATGTCGACTTTCCCTATCTGTTACAAATGATAGATGGCGCCTACATGTCTAGACAAAACACCATTGTGGTACCTGGCGGTAAAATGGGTTTTGCTATGGAACTGATTTTGTCACCAATGATTCAGCAGTTATTAGAGACCGGTAAAATCCGTTAA
- a CDS encoding YheU family protein has protein sequence MIIPWQQLEADTFNALLESYVLREGTDYGEQELSLADKLEQIKQQVINGSVLIVYSELHETVNLIAKEQFDASAMEGQQDDG, from the coding sequence ATGATAATTCCTTGGCAACAACTTGAAGCTGACACTTTTAATGCTTTATTGGAAAGCTACGTGCTTCGAGAGGGTACCGATTATGGCGAGCAAGAACTTAGCCTAGCGGATAAACTCGAACAAATTAAACAACAAGTTATTAATGGTTCGGTTTTAATCGTATACTCAGAGCTTCATGAAACAGTAAACTTAATTGCCAAAGAGCAGTTTGATGCCTCTGCCATGGAAGGGCAGCAGGATGATGGGTAA
- a CDS encoding hydrolase — protein MTSTHFTAPWWAKNRHVQTLLPTFLLRNKTQKLEWQKLDLADGDFVDLAWVGSATADYAQQPIVVVFHGLEGSVHSPYAKGILHACNQQGWRAVVMHFRGCSGKPNKLWRGYHSGEIGDATACLTYLQQQYPEAPLLALGYSLGGNMLVNYLAKTPSSPLKAAVIVSPPLNLAACSEQLQRGFSKVYQHHLLSRMKNNLCQKISHTSQAPLQEKQVQTWRNFVEFDDHYTAKAHGFSSAADYYQRCSGLPLLKDIQLPTLVIHAADDPFMDHRVIPNKEQLGQAVEYRLSRTGGHVGFVGGSLLRPKFWLESTIPQWFKLQLEQTTK, from the coding sequence ATTACTTCAACACATTTTACCGCTCCTTGGTGGGCTAAAAATAGGCATGTGCAAACCTTACTGCCGACTTTTTTATTACGCAATAAGACGCAAAAACTTGAATGGCAAAAGTTAGATCTCGCCGATGGTGACTTTGTCGATTTAGCCTGGGTAGGTAGCGCTACCGCTGATTATGCACAGCAGCCTATAGTGGTGGTATTTCACGGTTTAGAAGGCAGTGTACACTCACCTTATGCCAAAGGCATTTTACACGCCTGTAATCAGCAAGGTTGGCGTGCGGTAGTGATGCATTTTCGCGGCTGCAGCGGCAAGCCGAATAAGTTATGGAGAGGTTATCACAGCGGGGAAATTGGCGATGCAACGGCCTGCCTAACATACCTGCAGCAGCAATACCCTGAAGCCCCTCTGCTTGCCTTAGGCTATTCATTAGGCGGTAATATGCTAGTGAACTATTTAGCTAAAACGCCAAGTTCCCCCTTAAAAGCCGCAGTGATAGTTTCGCCACCACTTAACTTAGCCGCATGTTCAGAGCAACTTCAACGTGGTTTCTCTAAGGTATATCAGCACCATTTGTTGTCTCGCATGAAAAACAATTTGTGTCAAAAAATCAGTCATACATCGCAAGCACCATTACAGGAAAAACAAGTGCAAACCTGGCGCAACTTCGTTGAATTTGATGATCATTACACCGCTAAAGCGCATGGTTTTAGCAGTGCAGCTGATTACTACCAACGCTGCAGCGGTTTACCCTTATTAAAAGATATACAATTGCCTACGCTAGTAATCCATGCTGCAGACGACCCCTTTATGGATCATCGTGTCATTCCCAACAAAGAGCAGCTTGGTCAGGCTGTTGAGTACCGTTTAAGTCGCACTGGTGGACATGTTGGCTTTGTAGGTGGTAGCCTGCTGCGCCCCAAATTTTGGTTGGAATCAACAATTCCACAATGGTTTAAACTGCAACTCGAGCAAACAACAAAATGA
- a CDS encoding coniferyl aldehyde dehydrogenase, which translates to MAQQHLSNQLLTMQSAFKLQTYPSLQQRQYNLKQLLKLLQENQNAIIQAISQDFGHRSSHETQLIELFPSIEGIRYTLKHLKKWLKPQRKGTAIWHLGARNHVEPQPLGVVGVIVPWNYPLYLAIGPLTDALAAGNKAMVKMSELSPRLAELLIRLLPQYLPEDLISIYADDGELGPVFSALAFDHLVFTGSTNTGRKVMQAAAENLTPVTLELGGKSPVIIADDYSIKLAAERIMMGKLFNAGQTCVAPDYVLLPKAQRQAFIDACLNYCKKHYETLADSSISTIISSDFAARINKLLAEAIELGGKAITLIPGESPAKIAPTLVFNAKADMALMQEEIFGPLLPVIEYDELSQAIDYVTQREHPLALYIFSDKRQTQQQVVQQTQAGGVCINDVLLHVAQHELPFGGVGASGMGHYHGYDGFVQFSKMLPIFRQSRFAAISLMRPPYTKLTDLLIKLMTRG; encoded by the coding sequence TTGGCCCAGCAGCATTTATCAAACCAATTGTTAACTATGCAAAGCGCATTTAAGTTGCAAACTTACCCGAGCTTGCAACAGCGCCAATACAACCTTAAGCAATTACTAAAGCTGCTGCAGGAGAACCAAAACGCGATTATTCAGGCTATTAGTCAAGACTTTGGTCATCGAAGTTCTCATGAAACCCAATTAATCGAATTATTTCCCTCGATTGAAGGTATTCGTTATACGCTAAAGCACCTTAAAAAGTGGCTTAAGCCGCAACGCAAAGGTACAGCCATTTGGCATTTAGGGGCCCGTAACCATGTGGAGCCTCAGCCACTTGGTGTGGTTGGTGTAATCGTGCCTTGGAACTATCCTTTATACCTTGCTATAGGCCCGCTAACGGATGCTTTAGCTGCTGGTAATAAAGCAATGGTGAAAATGTCAGAGTTAAGTCCTCGTTTAGCTGAGCTGCTGATTCGTTTATTACCGCAATATTTACCGGAGGATCTGATTTCCATTTATGCCGATGATGGCGAGTTAGGGCCGGTGTTCTCTGCGTTAGCCTTTGATCATTTGGTGTTTACCGGTTCAACCAATACGGGGCGTAAAGTGATGCAAGCGGCAGCTGAAAACCTCACGCCTGTTACTTTGGAGTTGGGCGGTAAATCTCCGGTAATTATCGCGGACGATTATTCGATAAAACTAGCCGCTGAGCGGATCATGATGGGCAAACTGTTTAATGCTGGCCAAACGTGTGTCGCCCCCGATTACGTGTTGCTACCAAAAGCGCAGCGACAAGCTTTTATTGATGCATGCTTAAACTACTGCAAAAAACATTATGAAACCTTGGCTGACAGTTCTATTTCTACCATTATTTCTAGCGACTTTGCAGCACGCATCAATAAGCTGTTGGCCGAAGCCATTGAGCTGGGTGGCAAGGCCATCACGCTGATCCCTGGAGAAAGCCCAGCCAAAATTGCGCCTACTTTAGTATTTAACGCCAAAGCTGATATGGCGCTAATGCAAGAAGAAATATTTGGCCCATTGTTGCCTGTGATTGAGTACGATGAACTGTCACAAGCAATAGACTATGTCACCCAGCGAGAGCACCCGCTTGCGTTGTATATTTTTAGCGATAAGCGACAAACTCAGCAACAAGTGGTGCAGCAAACTCAAGCGGGCGGTGTATGTATTAACGATGTGTTGTTGCATGTGGCGCAGCACGAATTACCGTTTGGCGGTGTAGGCGCTAGCGGAATGGGCCACTACCATGGCTATGATGGGTTTGTACAGTTTTCCAAAATGCTGCCTATATTTAGGCAAAGCCGGTTTGCGGCTATTAGTTTGATGCGGCCACCCTACACAAAGTTGACTGATCTATTGATCAAACTAATGACGCGTGGATAA
- a CDS encoding DUF3624 family protein — MNCQFCQKAWFVEKLGRCQQCMWLANLGWLIMLGLSVLNSGDVAVYQLSLWLAFTAFFLLSLAHWLMFFYYRWFTAKPPKT, encoded by the coding sequence TTGAATTGTCAGTTTTGCCAGAAAGCTTGGTTTGTTGAAAAGTTGGGACGTTGCCAGCAGTGTATGTGGCTGGCTAATCTCGGCTGGCTAATTATGTTAGGGCTAAGTGTGTTAAACAGCGGCGATGTAGCGGTATACCAGCTGAGCTTATGGTTGGCCTTTACAGCTTTTTTTTTGCTTAGCCTTGCTCATTGGTTAATGTTCTTTTATTACCGCTGGTTTACCGCTAAGCCACCGAAAACCTAG
- the miaA gene encoding tRNA (adenosine(37)-N6)-dimethylallyltransferase MiaA codes for MQTHSANLIVVLGPTASGKTQLGVELARHYAGEVLSADSRQVYRGLDIGSGKDLAEYQEVPYHLIDIVDPDTEYSVFHFQRDFFAAFTAIKQAGKLPIMVGGTGLYIDAVTQNYQLNEAPVNKALRDELALLDLEQLQQRLLTLKPEQHNSTDLTVRPRLVRAIEIAETDCNIEPTKIVEHPHISPLYMGIRWPRSVLRERITLRLKQRLEEGLIEEVQGLHAKGVSYQKLEFYGLEYRLVAQYLQDQLSYNDMFQKLNSQIHQFAKRQDTWFRKMERRGDTIHWLDPEQNILQQAISIIEPSLVELKTN; via the coding sequence ATGCAAACACACTCAGCTAATCTAATTGTTGTACTTGGACCTACTGCTTCTGGGAAAACCCAACTAGGCGTTGAGTTAGCACGGCATTATGCTGGTGAAGTGCTATCGGCTGATTCTCGTCAGGTATATCGAGGCCTCGATATTGGCTCGGGTAAAGATTTGGCCGAGTATCAAGAAGTCCCCTATCACCTCATTGATATCGTGGACCCCGATACGGAATACAGCGTGTTTCACTTCCAGCGAGATTTTTTCGCTGCTTTTACAGCAATCAAACAAGCGGGAAAGCTACCTATTATGGTGGGTGGAACAGGCCTCTATATTGATGCGGTGACCCAAAATTATCAGCTAAACGAAGCACCGGTAAATAAAGCCTTACGAGACGAGCTTGCTCTACTTGACCTAGAGCAGTTGCAACAACGACTACTGACATTAAAACCAGAGCAGCATAATAGTACTGACCTAACGGTTCGTCCGCGCTTAGTCCGAGCCATAGAGATTGCTGAAACAGACTGCAACATAGAGCCAACAAAAATTGTCGAGCATCCCCATATAAGCCCCCTATATATGGGCATTCGTTGGCCTCGTTCGGTACTGCGAGAGCGAATTACCCTAAGGCTTAAACAACGCTTAGAAGAGGGTTTAATAGAAGAGGTTCAAGGCCTACATGCCAAGGGTGTTAGCTATCAAAAGCTTGAATTTTATGGTTTAGAGTACCGTTTAGTTGCGCAGTACCTGCAAGATCAGCTTAGCTACAATGACATGTTCCAGAAACTCAATTCGCAAATTCATCAATTTGCCAAACGCCAAGACACTTGGTTTAGAAAAATGGAACGGCGTGGGGACACCATTCACTGGTTAGATCCCGAGCAAAACATACTACAGCAGGCTATCAGTATTATTGAGCCTAGTTTAGTTGAGCTGAAAACAAACTAG
- a CDS encoding DUF1127 domain-containing protein encodes MSTNVNTISNTKNTSLFQHITEVYQLCNVWLLRQKSRRQLAQLPAYLLRDIGLSEADRYQESRKHFWEN; translated from the coding sequence ATGAGCACTAACGTAAATACTATTAGCAACACCAAAAACACTTCTTTGTTCCAACACATCACTGAAGTTTACCAACTTTGTAATGTTTGGCTCTTACGTCAAAAAAGCCGCCGTCAATTAGCGCAGCTACCTGCTTACTTACTACGTGACATTGGTTTAAGCGAAGCTGATCGCTACCAAGAATCACGTAAGCATTTCTGGGAAAACTAG
- a CDS encoding pyridoxal-phosphate-dependent aminotransferase family protein, which yields MNVSSFNPPRRILMGPGPSDISPQVLQAQSRPIIGHLDPLFVNMMDEIKALLQYAFQTSNPHTFAVSAPGSAGMETCFVNLLEPGDKVIVCINGVFGQRMLENVERCGAIAVVVEDNWGEPVSVSKVAQALELNPDTKVLAFVHAETSTGVASDAKALCALAKQYGSLSIVDAVTSLGGIPLKVDEWGIDAIYSGSQKCLSCVPGLSPVSFSQAAIDKLTSRKTKVQSWFLDQTLVMGYWSGEQKRSYHHTAPVTALYALHESLLMLYKEGLEQAWQRHAKQHAALAAGLKKIGLELMVDESCRLPQLNLVAIPEGIDEQAIRSRLLNDYNLEIGAGLGQFAGKAWRIGLMGYAAKQENVSLCLAALSEVLEQG from the coding sequence ATGAACGTGAGTTCTTTTAATCCCCCGCGGCGGATCTTAATGGGTCCCGGCCCTTCTGATATCTCGCCACAAGTGTTGCAAGCGCAAAGTCGCCCTATTATCGGCCACTTAGATCCACTGTTCGTAAACATGATGGATGAGATTAAAGCTTTACTGCAATACGCATTTCAAACAAGCAATCCACATACCTTTGCCGTTTCTGCTCCGGGTTCTGCAGGCATGGAAACGTGCTTTGTTAATTTGCTTGAGCCTGGCGACAAGGTGATCGTGTGCATTAACGGTGTATTTGGCCAACGCATGCTGGAAAATGTAGAGCGTTGTGGTGCAATTGCGGTGGTTGTCGAAGATAACTGGGGAGAGCCCGTTTCTGTTTCCAAAGTGGCCCAAGCTCTTGAGCTTAACCCTGACACTAAAGTGCTAGCCTTTGTGCATGCTGAAACCTCAACCGGTGTCGCTTCCGACGCTAAAGCGCTATGTGCTCTGGCTAAACAATATGGGAGCTTAAGCATCGTTGATGCGGTTACGTCCTTAGGCGGTATTCCGCTTAAGGTTGATGAATGGGGAATTGATGCTATCTATTCAGGTAGCCAAAAGTGTTTGTCATGTGTACCCGGTTTATCGCCAGTGAGTTTTAGCCAAGCTGCCATTGATAAGTTAACAAGCCGCAAAACCAAAGTTCAAAGCTGGTTTCTCGACCAAACCTTAGTCATGGGCTATTGGTCTGGCGAACAAAAACGCTCATATCATCATACTGCTCCAGTGACGGCTTTATACGCGCTACACGAATCATTGCTAATGCTATATAAAGAGGGCTTGGAGCAAGCTTGGCAGCGCCATGCTAAACAACATGCTGCGTTAGCGGCAGGTTTAAAGAAAATTGGTCTGGAGCTGATGGTCGATGAAAGTTGTCGTTTACCGCAACTAAATTTAGTGGCTATTCCTGAGGGTATCGATGAGCAAGCCATTCGCAGTCGTTTACTCAATGACTACAACCTTGAAATTGGTGCTGGCCTTGGTCAGTTTGCCGGTAAGGCTTGGCGTATTGGGTTAATGGGCTATGCAGCCAAGCAAGAAAATGTCAGTTTGTGTTTAGCGGCCCTTAGTGAGGTATTGGAGCAAGGCTAG
- a CDS encoding flavin reductase family protein yields the protein MQINFADLSSNQIYHCMTQTIVPRPIAWVLSDNGFVDSYNLAPFSYFTALSSDPPLIMLSLGKKPDGSDKDTKVNIQRHKHCVVHIASALQAKQVTESAKTLPHGESEVLAQQLGLTPFADFALPRLSDAPIAMACELFDIQSIGNTPQAMIILKVLHLYIEEQFVAMSEGRISVDTNGLNPLGRLGGGEYWANGESFTLQRPK from the coding sequence GTGCAGATCAATTTTGCAGATTTAAGCAGTAACCAGATTTATCACTGTATGACTCAAACTATTGTGCCTCGGCCTATAGCGTGGGTGCTCAGTGATAACGGGTTTGTTGATTCCTATAACTTAGCGCCTTTCTCTTATTTCACTGCGCTAAGTTCAGATCCACCCTTAATCATGTTATCGCTAGGCAAAAAGCCAGACGGTAGCGATAAAGATACTAAGGTAAATATTCAGCGGCACAAACATTGTGTGGTACATATTGCGAGTGCCTTGCAAGCTAAGCAAGTGACCGAGTCAGCCAAAACACTGCCGCATGGAGAGTCTGAAGTTCTCGCTCAACAATTAGGCTTAACTCCATTTGCTGATTTTGCTTTGCCTCGCTTAAGTGATGCGCCTATTGCTATGGCGTGTGAATTATTCGACATTCAGTCGATTGGTAATACCCCACAGGCGATGATCATTCTTAAAGTATTGCACCTATATATAGAAGAACAATTTGTGGCGATGTCTGAGGGGCGTATAAGTGTTGATACTAATGGCCTAAATCCACTAGGCCGACTAGGTGGAGGCGAGTACTGGGCCAATGGTGAAAGCTTTACCTTACAGCGGCCAAAATAG
- a CDS encoding C40 family peptidase: MSPTIKASLKGYLCLLCSFSLLVGCSSQSVTTSVPTAPTQTISSQQAELVELHQQWQGTPYKLGGNDKNGIDCSAFVQRLYMSAYQKPLPRTTEAQMQQGKPVSLTQVRTGDLVFFKTSLKVRHVGVIYDQHYFLHASTSKGVIFSRLDNVYWAPKIISIKRHSL; encoded by the coding sequence GTGTCACCGACCATTAAAGCCAGCCTAAAAGGCTACCTATGTTTACTGTGCAGCTTTAGCTTGCTGGTGGGGTGTAGCAGTCAGTCAGTCACTACGTCGGTACCGACTGCGCCAACCCAAACTATAAGTTCACAGCAAGCTGAGTTAGTAGAATTACATCAGCAATGGCAGGGCACACCGTATAAATTAGGTGGCAATGATAAAAATGGTATTGATTGTTCCGCCTTTGTGCAGCGCTTATATATGAGTGCTTATCAAAAGCCTTTACCACGAACCACCGAAGCGCAAATGCAGCAGGGGAAGCCGGTTAGCCTGACGCAAGTGAGAACCGGCGACCTAGTATTTTTTAAAACTAGCCTTAAGGTTCGTCATGTTGGGGTGATTTATGACCAACACTACTTCCTGCACGCCTCGACATCCAAGGGCGTGATCTTCTCTCGATTGGACAATGTCTATTGGGCACCAAAGATTATTTCGATAAAACGGCATAGTTTGTAG